In Salmo salar chromosome ssa15, Ssal_v3.1, whole genome shotgun sequence, one genomic interval encodes:
- the taf13 gene encoding transcription initiation factor TFIID subunit 13, which translates to MAEEEDEAGFDEDLDDGAGGADGNHGKRKRLFSKELRCMMYGFGDDQNPYTESVDILEDLVIEFVTEMTHKAMSIGRQGRVQVEDIVFLIRKDPRKFARVKDLLTMNEELKRARKAFDEANYGS; encoded by the coding sequence ATGGCGGAGGAGGAAGACGAAGCTGGTTTTGACGAGGATTTGGATGACGGGGCGGGTGGAGCCGATGGGAACCACGGCAAAAGGAAAAGGCTGTTCTCTAAAGAACTTCGGTGTATGATGTATGGATTTGGAGATGACCAGAATCCCTACACCGAGTCAGTGGACATCCTGGAGGACCTTGTGATCGAATTCGTCACGGAGATGACACACAAAGCCATGTCCATCGGACGCCAGGGCCGTGTCCAGGTGGAGGACATTGTTTTTCTTATCCGGAAAGATCCAAGGAAGTTTGCCAGAGTGAAAGACCTCTTGACGATGAACGAGGAGCTGAAGAGAGCCCGCAAGGCCTTTGACGAAGCGAACTATGGCTCTTAG